A single Euzebyales bacterium DNA region contains:
- a CDS encoding group II intron maturase-specific domain-containing protein, protein MKRARTRIKALTGADRCHQDIREIITLINRVLRGWGNYFRTGNAADKFTQLDRYVVWRLKRLLIRRYGRNLHAGRADAWTREWFEAHGLFRLRGTVK, encoded by the coding sequence ATGAAGCGGGCGCGTACCAGGATCAAAGCGCTGACCGGCGCCGACCGTTGTCACCAGGACATCCGGGAGATCATCACGCTGATCAACCGGGTGCTGCGTGGCTGGGGCAACTACTTTCGCACCGGCAACGCCGCCGACAAGTTCACGCAGCTCGACCGCTACGTCGTGTGGCGGCTCAAGCGTCTGCTGATCAGGCGATATGGCCGCAACCTGCACGCCGGGCGGGCCGATGCGTGGACGCGCGAGTGGTTCGAAGCCCACGGCCTGTTCCGCCTGCGTGGCACCGTGAAGTA